AAGTCAATAAATTCCAACTCTTGAATCACTCCCGGTATACTTTGTTGCATCATTCGATAAACTATCAAGTTATTGACAATAAGGACATTAACAACCACAGAGAGCACAGAGAAAAATCAAGAAAATGCGCATTCCGGTGCTCTGTGCTCTCTGTGGTAAAAACTAATAATGAGCATGTTAGGTAAAAAATGAATTATGCAACAATGCCATATACCGAAATGAGTTGTAAAATCGAGTTAGTAATCAAATGGTGTAGAAAAGGATACTATACTAATCAAAAGCCTTATTCCTAAAATTAATAAAAATAGGCCGAAAACTTTTCTTTTCCCAAAGAAAGAGGAAAGGTTCCTGAAATCAAATAGTTGAATACCCGCGCATAATAAAACTGCACAAACTAATGTTCTGGCAGAAACCCCAATTGCAATTACAAAAGGATTTGTCATAATTTTTTCTAAAGAACCCGGATCCAAATTAACTTCTTTGTTGTTATTCGCAGACAAATTTCTAATAATGTTTTTCTTTCTAAGAAGAAAAACAAGTAGCAGCGCATCTATAGAGGGTCGGAATATAAGCAATTTCTGAAAAATCGGGCAAGCCTTATTTTTTGCTGTGTTGAAGCTCTGATATTTACAAGTAGATAGCAAATCATTTATAATGATTCCTTTGAATTTTTTAATGAAAGGACCCGGAATGAAAAAGGGGATTGCTAGACTGATTGGTTGGTCTGTCCGTTTATTGCTTTCTTTACGCTATCGCATTAAGATTAAGAATACTAAAGAACTTAAAAAACTTAAGGGGTCTAAACGGGGCTGCCTTATCTTGCCTAACCATCCGGCTGAAATTGATCCGATTATTGTTCTTGCCCACTTGTGGAAGAACTTCAAACCGCATCCTCTTGTTGTTGAAAAGTTCTATTACTATCCCGGAGCCCGCTTTTTCATGGACTTAATGGGAGCCATTCCCATTCCGGATTTCGAAACATCCGTTAATACTTGGAAAGTGAAGAAAGGGGATGAGGCTTTTGAAAATATTTTGACCCGTTTGAAAAATGGGGAAAATCTTCTGATTTATCCTTCCGGATTTTTAAAGAGAACGGCGCATGAAAAAATCGGAGGGAGTTCATTGATTAATCGCTTGCTCACTGAGTATCGCGATTTCGATATTGTATTGCTTCGCGTTGAGGGGCTCTGGGGAAGTATGTTCTCGCGCGCTCTATCCGGAAGCATTCCTCCTTTCTGGGGACTTGTTTGGAAAGGGATTAAAATCTTATTCAAAAACTTCCTTTTTTTAACGCCTCGACGTGATGTGACGCTTGAATTTGCCGTCAATCCAATCGATTTTCCTCAGACGGAAGATAAGTTGACTTTGAATCAGTATCTTGAGAATTTTTATAACCAATATCGTGATGATGAGGGGCGCATTGTTAAAGAAGAGCCTTTGCGCTTAGTCTCCTATCGGTTTTATAAGGATAAAGTTCCTCAGGTTGAATTCGATCCGAAGAAACAGAGCCTTTTCCCTGAAGATATCAAAATTTCTCAAAAAACTAAGGATAAGATTAATCCGTATCTTCAAAAAGTGATTGATAAGCCCGATCTCGAGATAAAAGATGAGATGCAATTATCGGCAGATTTAGGAATGGATTCTCTTGATATTGCGAATGTCTATGCTTTTCTAACTAAGGAATTTGACTTGCATCTCAAGGTGCAGCCGGGTGAGCTTCGACTCGTGCGTGATTTATATGTTCTTGCTACAAAATGCAAAGAAAAAGAGACAAATCCTTTTAAAATCGAAGAGAAAAAGATTGCAAAATGGACTGAGGAAGGAATACGCCCCATTCAGGCGCTGATTGATGAGCGCAATATTCCCATTTCCTTTTTGAAAACATGCGATCGGATGAAAGATCTCGTTGCTTGTGCCGATGCGATCACAGGGGAGTTAACTTATCAGCGCTTTAAGCTTTTAGCCCTCATTCTCTCTAAAAAAATTGCTAAAATGGAGGGTAAGTATATTGGAATTATGCTTCCTTCTTCATGCGGTGTGTATATTTTAGTCATGGCAATCATGTTAGCAAAAAAGGTTCCTGTCATGTTGAATTGGACGGCAGGACTGCGCTCTCTTGAACATTCGATTGATCTTTTAAATATTAAAAATGTGATTAGCTCGAGAAAATTCTTAGATAAGCTCGATCAAGTGGAATTAGGCCGCCTTGATGATCATTTGAAGTTGATGGAAGATATCCGCTTAAGCATCTCGTTAAAAGACAAAATTGCGGGGGCTATGCTTTCCAAGAAAAAGGCAAAAGCGCTGATACGCCATCTCGATCTCGAGTCAATCAATCGAGAAGATCATGCAGTGATCTTATTTACAAGTGGGACCGAAGCCTATCCAAAAGCAGTTCCACTATCTCATCGCAATATTTTAAGCAATCAGGCGGCTGCTTTGACGTGCATCAACCTTCAGAGTACGGACATTATGTATTGTGTTTTGCCCCCTTTTCATTCATTTGGGTTTTGTCTCATTGGGTTATTGCCATTGCTTTGTGGAATGAAGGTCTTTTATGCACCGGATCCGACAGATGCTAATCAAATGGCATTCGATATCGAATACTATGGATTAACAATATTGGCTTCGGCTCCGAGCTTTTTGATGAATTTGCTGCGCGTTGTAAAAGATCATGAGCTTCGCTCAGTTCGTCTATTTGTCTCGGGAGCTGAAAAATCACCTGCCGAATTAGGCTCTTCCCTTGTTCAATTGGGCTCACCTGATGCGACTTTTATTGAGGGGTATGGAATCACGGAGTGTTCACCTGTTGTCACAATCCAAAGACCGGGAACGGGGGCAAAAGGTGTAGGACAGCCGCTTCCGGGTATTACACTACGGATTATCAATCCCGAAACGGAAGAGGTCATTGATGATGACAAGCCGGGGGAAGTGTGTATTCGCGGACCTTCTGTTTTTGAAGGATATATTGGACCGGGCAAGGATAAGACTTTCATCGAAATTGAAGGGGAAAAGTATTATCGCAGTGCAGACATTGGATATATTGACGGGATGGGGGCTTTGGTTTTATCGGGACGCCTCAAGCGGTTTGTAAAAATTGGGGGGGAGATGGTTTCCCTTGCTTCTGTTGAGCATGAATTGATCTGTCAATCACTGGAAAGACATTTTAATATTAATCCCAATGAAGCCTGTTTTGTCTTATCGGCTATTGAAAAAGAAGGCGTAAAACCTAAATTAGGTTTATTAACAACATGTGAGCTCGATCGAGATTCAGTCAATGAAATGTTGAAAGATTCCGGTTTTGGGCGCATTGTGAAGATTACAAAGGTTGACGTGGTTGATAAGATCCCAACGACAGGGACGGGAAAGATTGACTATCGCGCGATCAATGCGAGGTTCCAGCAGGAACTTGCTGATATGGAAGCACTTTAAAAGGTAAAAATTGATGCAACCGGATGAAAAATCTATTTATTTAAAGTTGTATAATACTGAGTCTAGACAAAAAGAAAAGATTGTCGCTCATGAACCTTTAAAAATGTATACATGTGGTCCAACTGTCTACGACTATGCCCATATTGGCAATTTTAGAACCTATGTGTTTGAAGATCTCTTGCGCAAGACTCTCAAGTTTTTTGGTTTTGGTGTCAAGCAGGTGATGAATATCACAGATGTCGATGACAAGACGATTAAAGGAGCTGTTGAGGCGCATCAGCCTCTCAGTGAGTATACAAAAAAGTATATCGATGCTTTTTTTGAGGATTTGGAAAGGCTCAATATCGAGAAGGCGGAAATCTATCCTAAGGCGACAGATCATATTCCTGAAATGATTGCAATGATCCAAAAATTGCTAGACAAAGGGATTGCCTATATCGGGAAAGATCAAAGTGTTTATTTTGATATTGCTCAATTTCCATGTTATGGCAAGCTCTCCCATTTTTCGTTAGAGGATCTCAAAGCCAATGCCTCTGAGCAAAATAGCAGTGATGAGTATGAAAAAGATCATCTTGCCGACTTTGTTCTTTGGAAAGCTTATCAAGAAAAAAGAGATGGGCCCATTTTTTGGGATAGCCCTTTTGGGAAAGGACGCCCGGGATGGCATATCGAATGCTCAGCGATGGCGATTAAACACCTGGGAGATACTCTCGATATTCATGTTGGAGGAGTGGATAATATCTTCCCTCATCATGAGAATGAAATTGCTCAATCGGAAGCCTGTACACAGCAATGTTTTGCAAAACATTGGCTCCATTGTGAGCATCTCCTTGTTAATGGAAAAAAAATGTCTAAAAGTTTAGGCAACTTTTTTACCTTGCGCGATCTCATGGCAAAAGGATTTTCCGGAAAAGAGGTTCGCTTTGCTCTATTACAAGCTCATTACCGCATTCAATTGAACTTTACCATAGATGGTTTGCAAGCAGCCAAAAATGCAGTGAGACGGCTGAATGATTTTATTGAGAGACTCAAGCGCATTAATGAAGGCCCTCATGATTTCGCTTATCGAGACTATTTAATGCAGGCCAAGTGCAACTTTAAAGAGGCTCTAGCCGATGATCTCAATATTTCCGAAGCACTCTCTGTTATTTTCAATTTAGTTCGCGACATCAATTCTCTGATCGATCGACAGCAAATTTCAGAGAAGGCTGCTTATGAGATCATCACGGTATTACAGCACTTTGATCAGGTGCTTGGTGTGATGCTATTTAACGAAGAGCAGGATATTCCCGAAGAACTTTTAGAAGCGCTCCGCTTAAGACAAGAAGCGCGTATTCAAAAAGACTTTAAAGCAGCAGATCACTACCGAGATCTAATCCATTCTCACGGATACATTATTGAAGACTCTCCCGAAGGCTCGCAGCTAAAGAAGAGATAGTTAGAGGGAGTTTTGCAATTCCCTCATTAGTTTTCTTCCGGTTTCATGAGGGGGAAGAAAACGACATCGCGAATCGAGTGAACTCCTGTAAAGAGCATCACAAGGCGATCAATTCCAATGCCTAGGCCACCTGCCGGAGGCATCCCTTGGCAGATTGCCTCGATAAATTCTTCATCCATAGGAGAGGCTTCATCATCACCATTTTCTCTTTTTTGTGCTTGATGCTCGAGGAGCTTGCGCTGGATAACGGGATCGTTGAGTTCACTATAAGCATTACAAAACTCAAAACCGAGAATGAAGGTTTCAAAGCGTTCGACAATTTGCTCATCTCTTAAATTCGGATTGCGATGGAGTTTGCAAAGGGGTGTTGTTTCAATAGGATGATCAATAATGTGATGGGGTTGAATGAGGTGTTTTTCAACGAGTTCTCCAAAAAGATCGGCAATAAGAAGACCTCTTGGTTTATCTTTAACGTCTTCTTCAGTGAGATCTGTTTGTTCAATAAGAATTTTTTGCATTTGCATTTCATTGAGAGCATCAACATCAATATTGGCATAACGCTGAATGGCCTCTTTCATTGTCAGGCGTCTCCAAGGCGTTTTGAGATCGATTTCATGTTCCTGACTGTCTTTTTCAATACGCGATACAATTTTAGTCGTACCGAATAACTTAAGGGCAATCATTTCAAAAAGTTTTTCAGTGAAGGTCATGACGTCTTCATAATCCCAATAAGCGCGATACGCTTCGAGCATGGTGAACTCGGGGTTATGCGTTCG
This sequence is a window from Simkaniaceae bacterium. Protein-coding genes within it:
- the cysS gene encoding cysteine--tRNA ligase, which codes for MQPDEKSIYLKLYNTESRQKEKIVAHEPLKMYTCGPTVYDYAHIGNFRTYVFEDLLRKTLKFFGFGVKQVMNITDVDDKTIKGAVEAHQPLSEYTKKYIDAFFEDLERLNIEKAEIYPKATDHIPEMIAMIQKLLDKGIAYIGKDQSVYFDIAQFPCYGKLSHFSLEDLKANASEQNSSDEYEKDHLADFVLWKAYQEKRDGPIFWDSPFGKGRPGWHIECSAMAIKHLGDTLDIHVGGVDNIFPHHENEIAQSEACTQQCFAKHWLHCEHLLVNGKKMSKSLGNFFTLRDLMAKGFSGKEVRFALLQAHYRIQLNFTIDGLQAAKNAVRRLNDFIERLKRINEGPHDFAYRDYLMQAKCNFKEALADDLNISEALSVIFNLVRDINSLIDRQQISEKAAYEIITVLQHFDQVLGVMLFNEEQDIPEELLEALRLRQEARIQKDFKAADHYRDLIHSHGYIIEDSPEGSQLKKR
- a CDS encoding AMP-binding protein, with protein sequence MKKGIARLIGWSVRLLLSLRYRIKIKNTKELKKLKGSKRGCLILPNHPAEIDPIIVLAHLWKNFKPHPLVVEKFYYYPGARFFMDLMGAIPIPDFETSVNTWKVKKGDEAFENILTRLKNGENLLIYPSGFLKRTAHEKIGGSSLINRLLTEYRDFDIVLLRVEGLWGSMFSRALSGSIPPFWGLVWKGIKILFKNFLFLTPRRDVTLEFAVNPIDFPQTEDKLTLNQYLENFYNQYRDDEGRIVKEEPLRLVSYRFYKDKVPQVEFDPKKQSLFPEDIKISQKTKDKINPYLQKVIDKPDLEIKDEMQLSADLGMDSLDIANVYAFLTKEFDLHLKVQPGELRLVRDLYVLATKCKEKETNPFKIEEKKIAKWTEEGIRPIQALIDERNIPISFLKTCDRMKDLVACADAITGELTYQRFKLLALILSKKIAKMEGKYIGIMLPSSCGVYILVMAIMLAKKVPVMLNWTAGLRSLEHSIDLLNIKNVISSRKFLDKLDQVELGRLDDHLKLMEDIRLSISLKDKIAGAMLSKKKAKALIRHLDLESINREDHAVILFTSGTEAYPKAVPLSHRNILSNQAAALTCINLQSTDIMYCVLPPFHSFGFCLIGLLPLLCGMKVFYAPDPTDANQMAFDIEYYGLTILASAPSFLMNLLRVVKDHELRSVRLFVSGAEKSPAELGSSLVQLGSPDATFIEGYGITECSPVVTIQRPGTGAKGVGQPLPGITLRIINPETEEVIDDDKPGEVCIRGPSVFEGYIGPGKDKTFIEIEGEKYYRSADIGYIDGMGALVLSGRLKRFVKIGGEMVSLASVEHELICQSLERHFNINPNEACFVLSAIEKEGVKPKLGLLTTCELDRDSVNEMLKDSGFGRIVKITKVDVVDKIPTTGTGKIDYRAINARFQQELADMEAL